A segment of the Octopus bimaculoides isolate UCB-OBI-ISO-001 chromosome 12, ASM119413v2, whole genome shotgun sequence genome:
GAACACGCTTCTAAATGGTGAGGAAGCGAACTTGttaacaacacagccacgcttgcgccggTGATTTTGAGATACTTTTACTAGTTAGTATTTACCGTTTAAGAAAGGACACACTGTGTCAGCAAGAGATAATGATGGGTTTCTCCCTACACTTCTGACAGTTTTTATTAATGTCTCTTATTTTAACGATCATTATTTGTCGTTCACGTCGCTGAGGTTATAGTGTgaagtatcattatcattttgctGTAATCTAGCTGCGACATAGTTCGTTTGTGAAGCAAGCGTTCCCTTtccatcacacacgcacacaggtattGCAAAGTTATGCCTCCTATTCCCATACTAACATTTACTAAACACATTTACACGCAATTACACAATACACAGAAAAAGATGTAATCATTGTTATTAAACAAAAGTTAAATCCTTTAGAAAGTGAAAGTTAATTGTCTGAGGATTAAATAACCTTCCAGGGCTATACAGGTGTTCCATATACACTTCAATCGTTGATGGTTAATCTTGAccttttagttttttgttttttttttatataacttgatttttttttaaacatttattttatttattgtaggaCTTTAATCAGCAAAGATCTAACATGGAACACGAGCAAAGCACCAGTGAAGAGACATCAGCCCAGTTCATGAAGCGTGTTTCATCAATCCCAGTCATTGAAAGTACATGGACTCAACTATCTGTTTATTATAACAAAGCCAAGGAGTACAACACATTGGTGAAGTATGCCTTTGATAAAGCTGAAAGTGGAGCAAAAACTGTTCTGAATACTGCTCAACCAGTTCTGGATAAATATCAAACTCAGAGtaagtttgtattttatattattgactaTGAAAATTATATAGTAATATGGTAAATTGAACAAGGAATAATTTAATGCTTTATGGTGAATCCTCATACCTTCTATGTTAGGAAGCTTGACTGAGAGTCACTGGTTTCTTTACATAAGCATTACACTGTGTACTAAACAAAAACGTGACTTTCAATGAAATGGTTTAAAAGTAGGTACTATATGAAGGAATATGTCTTCAGGGCCTGGGAAAATTGTGGTGGTGCTAGGACTGGGACTCAAATTTTTTTATAGTGGTATATGGAATTGTGAAAATGGTTGTCAATAACGTACTTTTTTCATACTTGGTACAAAGTTATTGGtagtttattttgtattaaataattggtAGAATATTAAAgctaaagttgtttttttttttttccaactaccAGTGGGGCCTGGGGGTGGGTGGACATATGTTGGGAAACATTGCTCTAATGTAAGGTATGTGGGGTTCTGTGTGATTTCTAATTGTTTTATGTACTTGCAAGGTTATGTGATTAAGGTTGCCTCTAGGCTCTATGGTTTTAGGCTTAGTCCCACTGTCTTCTATAGCCCAGGGCTGAACAAAACCTTGtcagaggaattttttttttgttttttaaatacatattcagCTGTTTTTAAGCTGCATTCTCTTCCTGTTAATAACTCTTATTCTTTTCAAGCTGGGTGCTGTTATCTCAAAGGATTATCAGATGACTTGTCAACAATGTTTTGTATGTAACAGCTGTGTGGTTTAGAGGGTCGCTTtttgtttccaggttcagtcttgtTGTACAGTGTATCGGACGAATGACTTCTATCATAGCTCTGGTCCAACCGAAGCTttgtaagtggaaactgaaagaagcttgtcatgagtgtgatatatgtatataatgtctgtTTGTCCGCCACCATTGctggctactgctgctgttgtgtttgtccatgtaacctagcagtttggtaaaagagacagGATAAGTATCAGTCGGGGATTCACTTTCACCAAAGAACAGTTggtctaaatatttttttgtttctattggtATCAGGAAGGGATCCAGCTCTAGAAGCCATGCCAAGGCAGCCTTTAGGGCACAACAGTCCTGTGATCCATTGGCTCCTGCTAAACTGTCCAGTCCATTCTTGCATTGAAGACTGACTTCAAATGAAGATTCCTGTGCCCTAACCTGTTGGGATTtagactggccatatccagctcattTATTCTGTTCAAACCTACCTGATCTGGATTCTCACCTATTCgccaatgtcattctaaaaatatatacagtaacaccatcaaaattttgaagctcagataatgtatgattaattcaaaacagtgtaaaTAAGCAACACATTtggcaaaataatctgaatgctaaaaggttaacctCTGCACAATTTTAATACAGATTTTTGTTCTTTCAGTCAATGCTGCTGATAACTTTGCATGCAACCAACTTGATAAACTGGAGGAGAAGTGTCCTGCTATCAAAAAGACTCCTCAGCAAGTAAGTTGATCATTGTGTAAATGATAAAAAGCTAACATTAACATGAGtgtctcttttgtgtgtgtgtgtgtgtgtgtgNNNNNNNNNNNNNNNNNNNNNNNNNNNNNNNNNNNNNNNNNNNNNNNNNNNNNNNNNNNNNNNNNNNNNNNNNNNNNNNNNNNNNNNNNNNNNNNNNNNNNNNNNNNNNNNNNNNNNNNNNNNNNNNNNNNNNNNNNNNNNNNNNNNNNNNNNNNNNNNNNNNNNNNNNNNNNNNNNNNNNNNNNNNNNNNNNNNNNNNNNNNNNNNNNNNNNNNNNNNNNNNNNNNNNNNNNNNNNNNNNNNNNNNNNNNNNNNNNNNNNNNNNNNNNNNNNNNNNNNNNNNNNNNNNNNNNNNNNNNNNNNNNNNNNNNNNNNNNNNNNNNNNNNNNNNNNNNNNNNNNNNNNNNNNNNNNNNNNNNNNNNNNNNNNNNNNNNNNNNNNNNNNNNNNNNNNNNNNNNNNNNNNNNNNNNNNNNNNNNNNNNNNNNNNNNNNNNNNNNNNNNNNNNNNCAGTGTCAGTCAGTTCTTCTATTCTGCAAGAGAATGCCTGGCCATGGGGAGATATTGCTTTACTTGGGAACGGGTGaggcttggtgacaggaagggcacttctctttttttcttttcttcttttgcttggggggggggggcatgtggATTGGAATATTTTGAATGGGTTTGGCCCTTCGACTGGGATCATTTAATGGTTCCAATTTTTCGTTCCATTCCTTTAGTTTTTTTCTGGCTGTTAGCTTTTATTATTTAGCTAACTGAATATTATGCATGAGTATTGCTGTGAGCTGAAGGAGCTTGCTCTGCCACAGTTTCAGGTTCGATCCTATTGCATGTCACTTTGAACTATTGGCTTCTATAATAGCATGCATTAGGGTGAACAGTGCCTTAGATGATTGAATTTAGGTAGAACAGAAACTGTGgagtctgtgtatatgtggactgtagtttcacttttatcattttaacatccacttttctgagCTTGCATGGATCACACTTTACTGAAGccgatttttctatggctggatgcccttcctgtcaccaagcctCACCCGTTTCCATGcagggtaatattttcccatggccaggcaTGCTCTTGCAGAATAAAACTGACTGACACTGCTCTTATGACAACTATTATGCAACGTCACAGCAATGATAAAGACATGTACACATGtagtgattgtatgtgtgtgatggtttttttcagtttgtgtATGGTCTGAGGCTTTGTGTATGGTCTGAGGCTTTGTGTATGGTCTGAGGCTTTGTGTATGGTCTGAGGCTATTATGGAAGCTACTTGCCCGAGGTTTCACATAGTGGGATCAAACTTGcctcttaccatgcagccatgtctGCATATTAAAAACCAATGTGTTTGTCCCACAATTTGACACTTCCACAAatggaaatcaataaaatatcagaTTTAGCTAAATTCAGGGTTTGTGATTGATTAAACCCTTGAAAAGGTAGTGGCCAGCATGGTCACAGAtgagtgactgaaaccagtgtaagaatttttttatcaataattttgttttaatgaaacTTTTAGCAGATGTGAGAGAaactgtttattatatataatgctattatgttatattatttttaacagaTTGTCACTGACAGCAAAGAGATGTGCTCCACTCTAGTGCAGCCTGCAGTTGATAAGGTAAAGTCAGTTTAGCCAAATCTTCCATAACTCTTAATAGTagaatttttcttatttatagtATTGGCTAAACATCTGTtaaatttatattgttaataACCCTTCTCGTATTGGTTGATACCTGAGACAATACCTGCTGCCTACAAAAACTCTTTgttttaagcctttagcattcagtctACTCTGTGAAATGTGATGCTTGATTTATTTACAATGGTTTGAATTCATTGTGAATTATCTTGTGGCTTTAGGAATTCAATGTGATTATTTGTTTttcgaatgacattgtagagtaggtgtgagaggtcaaatctttctagtttgaacataaaacaatattttggctggtttaaatgctaaagggttaaaatggtctaaaattttctatgaaaatataaaattttgttccaaacaccatgTAAAATTTAGCCTGAATATATGAATGGAAACCatttgatgataaaaaaaaatatagctaaaaattttatttttttattttagttttttaatctttaaatttgattattttaaagGTCAATACTGTGAAACAATTTGGGGACACAACTGTGGACAACATCAAGTATTTCAGTTCTTTGGAAAACAGCAAGGATTATGGCATGAAACAGGTGCTTCGTGCTTCCAACTACACTTACAGCCAGCTGCAGTGGCTGCTTCAAACTGATTATGGTCAGCAACTGTTGCATCAGGTGGAAGTTTATTTAACCTATTCTGAAGATGCTCTTGATAAATATCTGCCTGCTGCTGACGATTCTGAGGAACCAGGCAAAGGTaaccataaaaaaacaaattattaaattatgCAAACTGTACAAAAGTGAAGATCTTGagttcatttgattaaaattaagGGTTTCTCCTCCAtctgctcattattatattacttAACAAATACACTTAAACATAGCTGTCAGTTAAAGCCATGTTAAATACTATGGAATCTGGTGAAACGACTTCAAGAATGGGTACCAGATCACTTGGCCATGTCACTGAACTAGACTGGTGTCTTGTCCATGGTTGATTTCTCTTGTCTTGCACCATGTCTCTAGAGACCTTTCCTCAATTTATTGTCCAATtattttccatcctggcatgagctggatggtttgactggggctggtGAGGTTAGGAGCCACATTGGGCTCCATTGTCTGTCTTGGCTTGGTGTTAAGTGATGAAATGTGGGTTGGAGGAAGGTCCCTTGGTGAGATCCTTGTAAAGCTTTTGTTTAACCCCTAGATATAGCAGTAAAATGtcctcattgttttaacattcacttttccatgcttgtatgggtcaggtGTTTATTAAAGTAGATTTTCTTTGGCAAGATGTCTGTCTTGCCAatccccacctgtttccaagcaaggtaatattttcctatggttAGATACTGTCTTCATGGAAGATAAATGCTACCAGCTGTATAacaacaatgtcaagacaaggtgacaCCTGCACACACTAACATGCcactggcttctttcagcttccatctaccaaatctactcaccagGTTTTGGTTAacttggggctataatagaagacacttgctgaaggtgccatgcagtagaaccaAATCTCAGACCATGTACAACACAggacttggaaacaggtgagagctgACCAAATAAAATCTGCCTTAAGTTTCATCTGGCCTATGCAGACATTGAAAAGTGCATGTTAAAACTGACATCGATGGAAAGATATGCTTGTTTTCTCTCACAACAtttaaagaaatttgtttcctTGGCAACACAGTTGCTGTAAGAAATTCCTTAGGTCTCTGTCTGAAATTGTTTTCAATCTCCAGGGGCTGGAAACTTTGACTTAAACACAGTCAAGACTTTTAATTTTCCCACttgtttgttctgtttttttccaCTGCTCTAATTTCATTACTTATCTGATGGTTCTTTGTGTCTCCAGAACTGGAAGCCTCTAAAGAAGCCTCCTTAGCTCGTGTTGGCAACATTTCTCAGAAGCTCAAGAAACGTGTCTATGCAAAAGCAATGAAAGAATTGGAAACTGCACAGGCTCGTTCCAAAGAAGCCCTAAACAAATTAATTGCATCTTATACTCTTGTAAGTATTTCACCTTATGGTTAATTTCATTAGTAATATTCGtttctagcatttaaactggctgtatctggcccaaatattccccTTGTTTCATGATTCAAAGTGGCTCAGGGAAAATTTCTTCACTCCAtgcaattttatatttgttggtGTTTCCTTGGAGAAAAATGATATAAAGCTGCTGCTTAACTCAAAGAGGAAGCAGTTAAATGTGTACAAGATAAACAGCATCAGACAATGCATTATCACAGCAATCCCTAAAGATCTACTCCACATACAGTTAGTGGGACTGGAATCCTGAAATTATTTGTCCAGAATAAAGTCTGGGTTGCAAATGTAAATTCTTGCAGAATTGGTCTTTTGTccaagaatgaatgaatattgtGGATGTATGCCCTAGGCACACAACTATTTTTTATCGTGGTTCCTCCTAGATTGTGAATAATTCTCACAGTAGTATGAACATAACACTTTCTTCTGGAATATAAGTCTGAAGCCTTGTAATAATGGAAGATGTATAAAAGGTGTAGTTAATTCGTTGAGGGTGAAATTTAGTACCGTATTTAACATGTCTTGATACCAACCCACTCAATTAAGATTTAAAGTAGTTATATAAAGCATTTGGTTAGTTTCAATAACATCTAGTCAAAGACATTGGTCTGATATTATTTACCTGCTTGGCACTGCCATTTTAGTTTTGATTTCAACTGATAAAATTAAATGATACTTTCTTTTTAACTGcataatttattgtacaaaatagtttttattaaACCCCTATCATATTCT
Coding sequences within it:
- the LOC106873228 gene encoding perilipin-3 translates to MEHEQSTSEETSAQFMKRVSSIPVIESTWTQLSVYYNKAKEYNTLVKYAFDKAESGAKTVLNTAQPVLDKYQTQINAADNFACNQLDKLEEKCPAIKKTPQQIVTDSKEMCSTLVQPAVDKVNTVKQFGDTTVDNIKYFSSLENSKDYGMKQVLRASNYTYSQLQWLLQTDYGQQLLHQVEVYLTYSEDALDKYLPAADDSEEPGKELEASKEASLARVGNISQKLKKRVYAKAMKELETAQARSKEALNKLIASYTLIETLQQNIGSSKERIQNVKEKVMATWKDVMSEEDPYAGKSFDEKTNNEIAITLARHVAKQAQETIHLISSNLPEAPDVVKQLVKESQQYSQNLYTTIQNTESIKDISSTLFHKTTESLLGLQQIFQTLLKTPLSYITSLPKSEEIEMTPVNPSSPEETKTEESSTK